A stretch of DNA from Apis cerana isolate GH-2021 linkage group LG8, AcerK_1.0, whole genome shotgun sequence:
atttattttaatttatttaattattcgattaataatttatttaatatatttatattatattaaagaaattattcgataaattttatttctatattatattttcaaaatatatacttattcattttaattaataatttatagttttatttaattgattttcaaattaaattttcccataattttcttaaataaaatgatataaaaaaatataaaaaatatgttgtagtaaataatatattaatgtcaGTAAATGGATgttcaattaattgtttatctaatcgtgttaataaaataaaattattaatgaatattcgatgataaattttattaaataaattaaatttactaattatataaaatagtaatatataaaattaaaattgatataatccaATTACTCCACCTAATTTATTTGGGATTGCAGGTGAAATTGaataagcaaataaaaaatatcattcagaTTTAATATGAGTTGGTGTATTTATaggatttgcaattttaaaattatctggaTCACCTAAATAATAAgggaattgaaaattaataaatatgaaaataaataaaatgatataaaatcctaataaatctttaattgaaaaatggatggaattttataattattaaaatttgaaagtacatatatatatatatatatatagccaAGTCTCGCAGTGAAAAAAATCTCCATTCCCCCTCCCTTGTTATTTACATCCCATCCAGGCGAACAAACAACCACCGATGCCAATTACTCGAAGCCGATTTTCATGGTTGTCCCCTTCAATTACGACGTCGATGTAATAAACGTTCTTTATAGAGGGATAGTGTGGGGGTGTAGCCATCTAATAGGggtgaaatatcgataaattggaGGGTCGAAATTTAATGAGAGgggtattaaaaattatataggcATTCCTGGATTGCTGGAGGATAAGGAAATCCTCGTGGAAGGACGAGTTTATCGATTCGATGAACGAGGGATGAAAAGAGCTTCTTCAAACGcggcaattattattagaattattagaatgttGTGTCTTTGtttcgattttcgtttcgcaaAAATTGTGTCCACGAAACTCGTTTTCGAAAACTTGTTATCGATCGTATTTCGTCGAGGTATGCAAATTTTCTTCTAGAAtgacttgaaaaaaaaagaatcaatcgTAAGTGGGAAAATTTTCCTTACACCTTCGTGGAAGTTAATAACACATAAACTCTTTGTCGAGAATCGAGTTAATTTcacgtataattaaaaattgttctttcatttttttttatttagaacaaccttctctcctccccttttCCCTTGCATAATGCTTTTCTATCGGTGTGTCTACTCGAAGCGTGGGAAAATGCCACGTAATTGCAGCTATTTCCGATTGATTACGCCTTGCCTTGTGTGTATACAGTGTGtcctaaaagaaaaagaaagaaaaagtaatattctGATTTAATTCGACAACGATTCTGACGAGACTCTGGTGAAAACTCCTCGTCAAAGGAAGAAGAATAACAGGATGCTCGCtgttataaattagaaacggAATACTTTTAATTGAGATCGGTCCTAATTGCGCAGCAAGTTTGATGGGGCCGTTAATTGGGTCCTATTCACGTGGAAAAGGGAGGCCAAGTTTCCAATTCGTGATTAAATAAGTTGAGTTGACGGGGACAGGCCGGACCTCCAGCGTTGCAAACTGTACCGGATAATTATATTCCCTTGAACATTCGTTGCGAGAACACGTGGCTGGAACAAGATATTCAagcaacaattaattaaatacggTGAGGGGGAGACGCCAAGGATAATTCGTCTCCTCAACGATGACATTTCACCGTGAAAACTTCATAATCCCTATGTATATGtgcgtatgtgtgtgtgtgccaAACTTGGAAACTCCCTAATAACGCtcatcaaattattcaaatcctCGATTGAgtgaaaattcttcttcgcGGAACGAAGAAtggaggaaaatttattttgcctCCCGATATTCACGTTcgatttgaaatatcaaaaatggtGTCaactataaagaaataatataagggAGTATAAGGGAAGTCGAAGAATCGTTAGATggaaaagttggaaaatttctttgtcGCTCTTCGTatggatataaatttaaaagtgatggtaaaatattaaaacccTTTGCGTTGGCGCGCAATGGTTCGAAAGatagagattatttttttgagcTTACATTTAATTTCCTGAGAAAGCAATATTGCTTTTCTTATCACagcttattatttaaaaacgtatacataaaaatgtaaCTAAATACATGAGAAAAATTAACATcgcgtttaattaataataaaatggaatagaGAAGGAAATACGAGTAAATCAAAacatgaaacaaaataaaatagagaaaaaaattagtaaattggaaataaataaacaaaaatgaagaGGACGAAACGTgcagcattaaaaaaaaatatgctaaTTTTCCTCGCTAATTTTGAATCCGACGTTGGCCAAAAAATTTCTGAActttgggggagggggaaggctGGCTGAGGCCGCGTCTGAAGCGCGGGATAAACTCGGTACTACACCGATACTATTGATTTTGCGAGAGGTGCAGAAAGAAGGGCGGCGGAGAAAGTGGAGGGTGAGCGAGGTCAACCCCCTTTTCAGGCTGGTTCGACATAAAACAGGGCTTTTCCGGGCTTAGGCCGGTTTATCCTTTAACGTTGTTCCTCTGCGGTAAACCGAGCCGGAAAAAATTGATGTTTAACCCTGCACCCTCCTATCGCCTTTGTTCTTATTTCCAGTCACCTTTTCGGCAgaggagaaatttttccatcccATAACGGACCTCCCTTCCGTCTCCCTCGTCTTCTCTTAAATCTCGAAATTCTGTCCTCTTCTGTTCTCTTGATTCTCCTTGATTTCGAGCGATtatcaaaatgtaatataataatataacggcCAGTAAGcttcgaaattttctcgaataaaaggattttttataagagaaaTTGGGAACAATTGATTTTGTATTCGTTATTCTTCCAGATTTCGAcgtactttattttaaaatatatatatatatgtgagcatttttgatatttaaatattttatttttgatattttatcatgtTTAAATTCGTATTGAAATCCCAATTTCGCCGAATATGTTATACTTTTAGTATTTTCGACATATTTACTTCTTCAATGTTTTATCTGCTTTAAATTTGTAtcgatacgaatatatattgagCAACACAGGAAAACGACGGAGGAATTTTCGAGGGTGTTCcctatattatttacttatttcgaTTACTGCTTCACATAGGAATGgagtttttttgaaatatatatagaaagaaagcGACAgaggaatttttcaatttttctagttaataattatttatttatttcgattattctttcattaggAATGgagttttttgaaatatatatttgattattataatgattatttatttatttcgattattttttgaaatatacacAAAGAGTTGTAAAAAGCAATacaggaattttttaatttttctatttaatggttatttgtttatttcaattattattccaagtAAGGATAGAGTTTCTTaatgattatttgtttatttcaattattatttcacgtaAGGAtagagttttttaaaatatatacagattataatatagagtTGTGAGTGACAgaggaatttttcaatttttctatttaatggttatttgtttattttgattattctttgaaatatatatagaaagttgTGAGCgacagaaaaattttccaacttttatttagtaattatttatttatttcgattattttttgaaatatacacAAAGAGCAATAcaggaatttttcaatttttctatttaatgattatttgtttatttcaattattattccacgcaaggataaagttttttaaaatatatatagagctATGAATAACAgaggaatttttcaatttttctattcaatgGTTATATgcttattttgattattttttgaattatatttagaaagctGTGAACgacagaaaaattttccaacttttctatttaataattatttatttatttcgattattcacgtaagagttttttaaaatatatatatagagttgtgagtaattcttcaatttttctatttaatgattatttatttatttcgattactGCTTCACGTAGAGAAAAGACCGCGAAagcgattattaataatgatatttttgaaataaaaaataagactcTGAGTCCAATCAATTTCTGtcaaagaattttcttaaCTGTTCTTGGCATTGAAAACAGAGAAATACGATCTCTCTTGCTTAAGGATCAACGGTTGCCAATAgtgatttcatttcataaaaaaaaaaaaaatgataaaaacttgTTGCGTCAGACGAAAACATACAAAGATAGAAGCGAAGGTAGAAGAGGGTGGGAGCAAGGGAGAAATAGGAGGGTGGAAGCAAGACAGATCGttgcaaaataaatgaacGTGTAAATTACATTTAGATCCGGTCCACCGATCGATACGTCAATCTAATGCAAACTTTCTCCCCTGTTAAAATTTCCCTCTCCCCTTTATTCTCTCCCCTTCTCTCCCATCCCATATTTTTTCACAACACGGGAGGCGAATCAAATCGATGGAACGACAgggaaaggaggaagaggggggaATTTATGCATAACTCGTAAACGTCAAACTCGACAAGAGAAAGAGGATGGATCTAACGATAATACGCGAACAGATTCGAGAATAATGTTTCCAGTAATGTGCAACATCCACTCTAAcgtttacaatatatatccTTCCCAGTttctggaaagaaaaaaattgttcccgacaaataaagagaaatggaaataaaaggaCGAAAATGGGAcgaaagaatatatacatatatatatatgaaatatcagAGAGGATAAACAGAgaggaaaatgaaaagtaGAATAGAGGATATGAGAATGGACAAACTGAGAAAGACACgcgttatatgaaaaatacgagatagaaatttaaatttacaacgaTACAGGGAAAGAGAATAATTCTAACAAACTATTTCCAAATGTAActgggaaaagaaaattcaaattttaatattattctctcATTGCGAACGAGCGCTTGAAAAGAGACAAGACGAGCTTTTGATCAAGTTCTTTCCTTCTCAAAAATCGATTTCTCCATCGATCCAGTCGCTCTTATGGCGCCATAACTAACGATTCTTTTGTCTCGAACACGCAACGCATAGTGAAAATGCATTCCGCATTCAGAGGTGGGGGAGAAATTCTCGCGAGATTTCACGTACCATTTGCCGCATAGCTGTTTCTTTACGACACCCCGAACGATTCGCTGGCATTTTCAACGTCGGatcgtaaaaaatatcgatgataaaTCCATTATGCCCGACTTCGTTTCACCGCAGTTAAAAGGAAATAGGTCGAGGAATGAATCGGTCGCTATTAAGAAGATTTTggtatttagaatttagaagaTATACTTATTAGGAATTttagaagaaggagaaaagttTGAATATATCAGAAATGGAAAGTGTAaggaaatgaaaatgtttaaaagatATGTAAGTCGAAACTTcacgttatttaaaatatatatatatgtgtgtgtgtcaTTTGTAACGTGTTTCGCGTTATCGCGTTTAGCGCGAAAttgggaagaagaaagaagatcgaaagaagatcgatcgatagaGAATTTCTCGATACTCGATAACATCGTGGCTACGTTCAaacgaaattatgaaattaatggaGTAAACGGAAATCAATCGTGATTTCCAACGAAATCTGTTGAATCTACAGTAATGGGTATCTGAAATATATCAACGTTAACCGCATTTGGACGAGCTCCAAAATTAAATCAGTATTTTTGACAAAGATGTGACTCACTTTAACCAAGTAGAATcacaaataaaactattttcttcCTGGAATAATGCGtacttttgataaaatttacaaataaatccaTCGGTTaggtaaattttaatctcgttttatcaataaaaagaaagaaaagaattcacagaatttattagaatcatttattccttgttattatttaaaattcgtatggaaatattatggcaataattaaattacaaacagGTTTATCAcagtaattgaaataataattatatttgttaatataacgATAACAATTTAGTTacgatatatcttttattagaaTCTCAATTTGATCTTCATTCCAACACTTTTACCTCGAGAAACAATTTCTGCTCTCAACTATAAATCCCTCGTGCATTTCTTCTTTACTCCTTTTCCTACAACTCTTCAATGAGAAACTGTTGAAAACAGGTGACCGTGATTCAACGTGATTCAGAAACTAGAAGCGATTAAAGCGAAAGGACCAACATCATGGACGAAGAAATAAACGAATGGGATGTGAGCGAGGATTTGACGGAGGATGATTTAGATTTCGACACTTCCAAAATATCCAAACCCTCGTCCGCGCCGGGGAGCAAACTTGAACAGATCGTCTCGGTTCAGACCCAAAGCACGTCCGTTCAATCGAATCCCGTTCAATCATTCCCATCCAAAGAAAATCCATTATTCTCCGGAACGTTCACGGACGAACGCGACaaagaatcgaagaattctatcgaagaatcgaagaaCCAGGATGAGTTCAAAAAGTCCACGTCTCTGGGCCAGCTGGGCAAGGACGCGTCCCAAAAACATAATCCAAAATCGGGGAAGACGTATCGAAAATGCCAGCGCAAGTTCAAAGAGATGATAATAAATCGTGAACTGAAGAACGAGGAACTGGAGAAGCAACAGGGGGATCTGAAGCATCGATTGAACATCTTGGAATGCTCCATGCCGGCCGTGATGGTGTGGAATATCTGGAGGATGGCTCAAGGGACGTGTGTACCCAATCTCCAGCGTGTCATGGAGAAACAGTTCCAAGGCCCAGCTTCTGGGGAGGTGTATTGTCCGAGGACGCCTAGCAGACATTTCGATTGCAGAGTGAGGGAGGTCGAGGCAGAGAGGAAAGAGGCTCAGAGGAGGATGGACGAGGCTAGGAATCTTTGGACCGAGAAGGAAGCTCTGTTGGAGGACAAAATGAGGAGGTTGGGGGAGGTTAAGATCCTTCAGGAAGAGATGAAGGAAAAGATCGAGAAGCTAACTGTCGAGGCCCAGAAATTGAAAGAGGCTTACAAGGTGGAGGACGAGGATGATCGCTCGTGCGAGGCTGGTTAGTTGAACAAAAGTTTCCCTCGAAACTCGATTCGTttgtaatatgtattaaaaaattatatgaataaaatggatCTCACGATCGAAGATCGGTCTCTaagtttagatttatttattggcGTGCAGGCGAGTGCGGGGTAATTGAGTGCAAAAAGAAGTGGTTAAAGAAACTGCCTAGCAACGCGTCGATTAAATCGACCGATATCGAGTGTTTAGAAAAGCTTCAGGAATTGGCCGAGACCGAATTGTACATGAAGAGACAAATCGCCGAATTGGAAAATAGGGAGGACGCCTATATGAGAACGCTACAACAAGCGGACGATATGTGGTGTAAATTGGACAGCGATGTCGCAAGCACCATAAGCAGTTTGCAGGAGCAATTAGAAATGAAGACGGCTGCAAATCAACAGATGGCGGATCGCATCGTCGAGTTGGAAGATGTAATAGAGAAGCTCAGATCAAGACTGTCCACCTGCAGAGGTGAATTGGAGAAGTACCTCAGCGTGAGCAAGATAGAGGCTTTGGTGGGCAAAGAGGACGACTTTGCCGATGTACTTGACATAGATGTAGCGGTTAAAGtagatataaaagagaaattgatCGGAGTTGAAGATTATGCGGAAATCGAAGAGATAGAAGTCCTAGCTAAGATTGATGTAGAGGAGAAGGATATTTTAGCAGTCCCGGAAATAGTTGACGACGAGGTGGAAGCGAAGCCAGAGATAGTTGATGTCGATGTGGAAGTGAAGCCAGAGATAGTTGACGATGAGGTGGAAGTGAAGCCAGAGATAGTTGACGAAGAGGTGGAAGTGATACCAGAGTTAGTCGATGTTGACGTGGAAATTAAACCTGATGTGGTTGATGATGAAGTAGAGATAAAACCTGATGTAATAGAGGCTGAGATGGAGGCTGTACCTGACACGATCGATGTTAAAATAGATACCGATGTTGTAAAAGTGGAGgatgaagaaatagaaatcaaACCAGAAGATTTTGTTTATCAAGAAGAAATGTTGGAAGAAGCTTCGGAATATTTGGCGCAAATAACATCTCTCTCTGAATTGGATAAATATGACGATGATTTTGTCTGTCCTGAAGGTTTCATTTGTAACGATGTAGTGCTCACTGAAACTGGTTTAACGGAAGAAGAAATGATTGCATTGAAGGAAAAACGTATCACGCCACaggaattattagaaaaacatGGGTGGAAAATAGACATAGAAGATCTAATTGCCAAAAAACCACCGGTGACCGTTATCGATGAACCACCTATTCCTATAAcagaggaaataaaaattgaacctCCGCCCATTGAGAAAATTGAACCTGTTGAAGTAGAAAGAGAGCCAGATGTTTTGGTGGAAAAGCCTATAAAAGAATATCCTGTCGAGGAAATTACAcctatagaagaaaaaattgatgtacCTGAACCATTTGTGGAACCTGTTGAGGAAATTAGACCTATAGAAGAAATTACACCTGTAGAGGAAATTAGACCAGTAGAAGAAATTACACCTGTAGAGGAAATTAGACCGATAGAAGAGCCTATTGAACCTATTGCGGAAGTTATACCACCGGAAGTTATCAAAGTGGAAGAAAGACCTATAGAAGAAATCAGACCGGTAGAGGAGCCAACACctattgaagaaattaaaccCACTCCAGAAGTTTATCCCCCTGAACCTCCTATCAAAGTTGAAAGACCAGATATACCAATTGACatggataatattattatcccaCGAATGGAAATATTATCATGGGAAGATGATGTTGATACGATCAGAGCAACGATAgcggtattaattatattataatatttgttcgaTTTTAACtgcaaaatcatttaatacgaCCTCAAACtcttttaaatgttttcaaatttagGAATGTCCTGATTGCGTGACCGCGAAACAGGATGCCGACAAGTTGGCCATAAAGATGGCAGCATATACTGAAGTAAGTATCGCgagaaaataaacgataaatatattgtacaattataaaGCGATAAAACtatgaatttgatatttgaactattttaatatttactttcttcaacgatttaattatattgatctTTTTCAGTCtgatgtaaaagaaataatcgcgAAAGTTAGAATTCGCGAAGAAATACCTCCGccaaaagaaatcgaaatacAAGTCGAGCCTGAAGTGGAgccaaaaattgaaatagctGCAGAAGCAAAACCTGTAGTCCGCGAGGAAATGGTCGAAGTAAAATTTGAACCTGAACATCCTCCAGAACCACCTTCTTCACCATTGGTGTCAACTTTAGACGTGGAAGACATTGTGGAAGATGATATATCAGAAGTAGTGCGTAAATTGGAAGTATTACCAGAAGTGAAAATAGAAGAGAAAGTTCCTATAGTAGAAGAAATTGCTCcagaagatattaaaaaagaagaagaaattaaaaaggaaccaatagaagaagaagaggaaattgTGGTACCGTTAGAATTCAaggaagaaattaaagaagaaataccAGAAATTAAGCCAGAAGTTGTGCCAAAAGTTGTACCAGAAATTGTGCCAGAAGTTATGCCAGAAGTTGTGCCAAAAGTTGTACCAGAAATTGTACCAGAAGTTGTACCAGAAGTTGCGCCAGAAGTTGTGCCAAAAATTGTACCAGAAGTTGTACCAGAAGTTGTGCCAGAAGTTGTACCAGAAGTTGTGCCAGAAGTTGTGCCAAAAGTTATACCAGAAGTTGTACCAGAAATTGTGCCAGAAGATGTGCCAAAAGTTGAACCAGAAGTTGTATTAGAAGTTGTACCAGAAATTGTGCCAGAAGTTGTGCCAGAAGTTGTGCCAAAAGTTATACCAGAAGTTATACCAGAAGTTATACCAGAAGTTGTACCGGAAGTTGTGCCGGAAGTTGTGCCAAAAGTTGAACCAGAAGTTGTATTAGAAGTTGTACCAGAAATTGTACCAGAAGTTGTACCAGAAGTTGTGCCAGAAGTTGTGCCAAAAGTTGAACTCGAAGTTGAACCAGAAGTATTAGAAGTTGTACCAGAAGTTGTACCAGACGTTATACCAGAAGTTGTGCCAGAAGTTGTGCCGAAAGTTGAACCCGAAGTTGAACCAGAAGTATTAGAAGTTGTACCAGAAATTATACCAGAAGTTAAACCAGAAATTGTACCAGAAATTGTACCAGAAATTATACCAGAAGAAATTAAACCAGAAGTTGTACCAGAAGTTGTATCAGAAATAGTACCAGAAGTTGTAATAGATGTTGTACCAGAAGTTGTACCAGAAGTTGTACCAGAAATTATACCAGAAGTTAAACCAGAAATTGTACCAGAAATTGTACCAGAAATTATACCAGAAGAAGTTAAACCAGAAGTTATACCAGAAATTGTACCAGAAATTGTACCAGAAGTTAAACCAGAAGTTGTACCTGAAGTTGTACCTGAAGTTGTACCAAAAGTAATACCACCAAAAAAACCTATAAGAATAAAGCCGGAAGAAGAAATTTGCACATGTCCACCTTTTCGTCCTCCTGTTAGTATGAACTTAACTACTACTGACTGTTTTTTAAACTCTTTTCAATCAATcgtttgtgaaaaatttttcttgtattcaAAAGTAATCgtctgattaattataatataacatcttCCATGTTTGCCATTTCAGAAACCTcctaaaaagattgaaattactCAGACGGAAATCACAAGGATCGAAACCGTTTATCATCAAATGATCACTCAAACAGTGACCGATGTCGAGACACAAACGAGTCCAAGACTACAAACCCAACAACCCCAATTAGTAACTATTACAAAAGCGATAAATCCAGATCCAGAAACGATGCAGCAATTATTGCAACTTAAAAAGCCTTTTAAGGAGCAGGAGATGTCCATGACGATTCAGAAAACTTCGAAAATTGCAAAAAGTTCGTCTCTTCATATGAAAGCTACAAGTTTAAGTGCCTATTCTTATCCTACTACTACTGCTGCTCCCTATGAAACT
This window harbors:
- the LOC108001533 gene encoding probable serine/threonine-protein kinase kinX translates to MDEEINEWDVSEDLTEDDLDFDTSKISKPSSAPGSKLEQIVSVQTQSTSVQSNPVQSFPSKENPLFSGTFTDERDKESKNSIEESKNQDEFKKSTSLGQLGKDASQKHNPKSGKTYRKCQRKFKEMIINRELKNEELEKQQGDLKHRLNILECSMPAVMVWNIWRMAQGTCVPNLQRVMEKQFQGPASGEVYCPRTPSRHFDCRVREVEAERKEAQRRMDEARNLWTEKEALLEDKMRRLGEVKILQEEMKEKIEKLTVEAQKLKEAYKVEDEDDRSCEAGSHDRRSVSKFRFIYWRAGECGVIECKKKWLKKLPSNASIKSTDIECLEKLQELAETELYMKRQIAELENREDAYMRTLQQADDMWCKLDSDVASTISSLQEQLEMKTAANQQMADRIVELEDVIEKLRSRLSTCRGELEKYLSVSKIEALVGKEDDFADVLDIDVAVKVDIKEKLIGVEDYAEIEEIEVLAKIDVEEKDILAVPEIVDDEVEAKPEIVDVDVEVKPEIVDDEVEVKPEIVDEEVEVIPELVDVDVEIKPDVVDDEVEIKPDVIEAEMEAVPDTIDVKIDTDVVKVEDEEIEIKPEDFVYQEEMLEEASEYLAQITSLSELDKYDDDFVCPEGFICNDVVLTETGLTEEEMIALKEKRITPQELLEKHGWKIDIEDLIAKKPPVTVIDEPPIPITEEIKIEPPPIEKIEPVEVEREPDVLVEKPIKEYPVEEITPIEEKIDVPEPFVEPVEEIRPIEEITPVEEIRPVEEITPVEEIRPIEEPIEPIAEVIPPEVIKVEERPIEEIRPVEEPTPIEEIKPTPEVYPPEPPIKVERPDIPIDMDNIIIPRMEILSWEDDVDTIRATIAVLIIL
- the LOC133666619 gene encoding uncharacterized protein LOC133666619, whose amino-acid sequence is MANMEDSVVVKFILTGGRKGGHVQISSSGFILIGFFGGITFGTTSGTTSGTTSGLTSGTISGTISGITSGLTSSGIISGTISGTISGLTSGIISGTTSGTTSGTTSITTSGTISDTTSGTTSGLISSGIISGTISGTISGLTSGIISGTTSNTSGSTSGSTFGTTSGTTSGITSGTTSGTTSNTSGSTSSSTFGTTSGTTSGTTSGTISGTTSNTTSGSTFGTTSGTTSGTTSGITSGITSGITFGTTSGTTSGTISGTTSNTTSGSTFGTSSGTISGTTSGITFGTTSGTTSGTTSGTTSGTTSGTIFGTTSGATSGTTSGTISGTTFGTTSGITSGTISGTTFGTTSGLISGISSLISSLNSNGTTISSSSSIGSFLISSSFLISSGAISSTIGTFSSIFTSGNTSNLRTTSDISSSTMSSTSKVDTNGEEGGSGGCSGSNFTSTISSRTTGFASAAISIFGSTSGSTCISISFGGGISSRILTFAIISFTSD